Proteins encoded within one genomic window of uncultured Draconibacterium sp.:
- a CDS encoding deoxyguanosinetriphosphate triphosphohydrolase: MDWNTLLSPKRLGSKGTLGPVTNEDRTQFQRDYDRIIFSSPFRRMQNKTQVFPLPEHIFVHNRLTHSLEVASVGRSLGNLLSEYLLEIHQDNPLIHEIGTIVSTACLAHDLGNPPFGHSGEAAISNYFNKASGQKFKDQLSEGEWKDFTCFDGNANAFRTLTHQFNGKREGGFALTYSTLASIVKYPFESVKATKPKFGFFQSDKDNYYHIAKELGIAQREDESFARHPLVYLVEAADDICYQIMDLEDAFKLGILNYDRIRGLFQNFFADERIERFEKTFTQVSDINEQISYLRANVIGELIYRCIDIFKTNYETIMAGTFADSLIDQLPEKQAAAMKEVQRISFSEIYAHRSVVEIEIAGYKIIGTLLEEFVDAMTSPKETYSKKILSLLPEQYKTSEDSVYKKIQSVVDFVSGMTDIFALDLYRKIKGISLPGVV; the protein is encoded by the coding sequence ACACACTTCTTTCGCCAAAACGATTGGGCAGCAAGGGCACTTTAGGCCCCGTAACAAACGAAGACCGCACGCAGTTTCAGCGCGATTACGACCGGATCATTTTTTCATCGCCTTTCCGCCGTATGCAAAATAAAACGCAGGTTTTCCCGCTGCCCGAGCATATTTTTGTACACAACCGACTCACGCACAGCCTTGAGGTTGCCAGTGTTGGTCGTTCGCTGGGAAATTTATTGTCGGAATACCTGCTGGAAATCCACCAGGATAATCCCCTGATCCACGAAATTGGAACGATCGTTTCAACAGCTTGTCTGGCTCACGATTTAGGAAATCCGCCGTTTGGACACTCAGGCGAAGCCGCCATTTCAAACTATTTCAACAAAGCAAGCGGCCAGAAATTCAAAGACCAGCTTTCGGAAGGCGAATGGAAAGATTTCACTTGTTTTGATGGAAATGCTAACGCTTTCCGCACACTCACGCACCAGTTTAACGGCAAACGCGAGGGTGGTTTTGCATTAACATACTCAACACTGGCCAGCATTGTAAAATACCCGTTCGAATCGGTAAAAGCTACCAAACCAAAATTTGGCTTTTTCCAGTCGGACAAGGACAATTACTACCACATTGCCAAAGAGCTTGGAATTGCGCAACGCGAAGATGAAAGTTTTGCCCGTCATCCGCTGGTATACCTGGTAGAGGCTGCCGACGATATTTGTTACCAGATTATGGATTTAGAAGATGCTTTTAAACTGGGCATTTTAAACTACGACCGGATTCGTGGTCTTTTCCAGAATTTCTTTGCCGACGAGCGGATCGAACGTTTTGAAAAAACCTTTACCCAGGTAAGCGATATAAACGAACAAATAAGTTACCTGCGCGCCAACGTTATCGGGGAGTTGATTTACCGTTGTATCGATATTTTCAAAACCAATTACGAAACAATTATGGCCGGGACTTTCGCCGACAGTCTTATCGACCAGCTCCCGGAAAAGCAGGCCGCAGCTATGAAAGAAGTTCAGCGCATTTCGTTCAGTGAAATTTATGCTCACCGCTCGGTTGTTGAAATTGAAATTGCAGGTTATAAAATTATTGGTACGTTGCTGGAAGAGTTTGTTGATGCAATGACATCTCCGAAAGAGACATACAGCAAAAAAATATTATCGCTGCTGCCGGAACAATATAAAACCAGTGAAGATTCAGTTTACAAAAAGATTCAATCTGTAGTAGACTTTGTATCAGGAATGACCGATATTTTCGCGCTCGATCTGTACCGAAAAATTAAAGGAATAAGTTTGCCCGGAGTGGTGTAG
- a CDS encoding TIGR00266 family protein codes for MNSHEIDYKIIGHDVQLVEIELDPAETVIAEAGAMLYMEDGIEFQARMGDGSNPRVGFFDKVLSAGSRLISGESLFLTHFTNQGWGKKHVAFSAPYPGTIIPLNLPDFGGRVIVQKDAFLCAALGTKISITFNRKLGAGFFGGEGFILQQLDGDGRAFIHAGGTVIEKQLNNETLRVDTGCIVGFETSIDYSIEQAGGLRSMVFGGEGLFLATLRGTGKVWLQSMPIRKLIAELSPAGGNARKEARGGLLDNLLEG; via the coding sequence ATGAATTCGCATGAAATTGATTATAAGATCATCGGTCACGATGTTCAGTTGGTTGAAATTGAATTAGATCCGGCAGAAACGGTGATTGCCGAAGCCGGTGCTATGTTGTACATGGAAGATGGAATCGAGTTTCAGGCCCGGATGGGCGATGGATCAAACCCCAGAGTCGGTTTCTTTGATAAAGTATTATCCGCGGGATCGCGATTAATAAGTGGCGAATCGCTGTTTCTTACGCATTTTACCAATCAGGGCTGGGGGAAAAAGCATGTGGCATTTTCGGCTCCTTATCCGGGAACGATTATTCCATTGAATCTGCCTGATTTCGGAGGCAGGGTAATCGTTCAGAAAGATGCATTTTTATGTGCAGCATTAGGTACGAAAATTTCGATAACGTTTAACCGAAAACTGGGTGCCGGTTTTTTTGGCGGCGAAGGATTTATTCTTCAGCAGTTGGATGGCGACGGAAGAGCTTTTATCCATGCCGGAGGAACCGTGATTGAAAAACAGTTGAACAACGAAACCTTGCGTGTAGATACCGGTTGCATTGTTGGTTTCGAAACTTCGATAGATTACAGCATTGAACAGGCCGGTGGTTTGCGTTCGATGGTTTTTGGCGGCGAAGGATTATTTTTAGCCACTTTGCGCGGAACCGGAAAAGTTTGGCTGCAAAGTATGCCAATTCGGAAACTGATTGCTGAATTGTCGCCGGCAGGAGGAAACGCCCGTAAAGAAGCACGTGGAGGTTTGCTCGATAATTTGCTGGAAGGATGA
- a CDS encoding pseudouridine synthase: protein MRKNNNSNRGSSQGKSSGNSSKRSVKSPSGKRIGKSRVVEKSEPKREFKPRKNYGKPADKKKEAAAPRPKLKTLSAEGMRLNRFIANAGVCSRREADTFIGAGAVTINGKIITELGTRVLPGDEVRFDGRKIEAERKVYILLNKPKDYVTTTDDPHADKIVMDLIKDACDERVYPVGRLDRNTTGLLLFTNDGDLSKKLTHPKHNKKKVYQVTLDKPVERGHMDMIADGIELEDGPIASDAISYTGDDKTEVGIEIHSGKNRIVRRIFEHFGYRVKKLDRVLFAGLTKKNLPRGKWRLLTEKEVKFLKMM, encoded by the coding sequence ATGCGCAAGAATAACAACAGCAACCGGGGCAGTTCGCAAGGTAAATCATCCGGCAACAGTTCGAAACGTTCGGTGAAATCACCTTCAGGAAAACGAATTGGGAAATCGCGGGTGGTTGAGAAATCGGAACCCAAAAGAGAATTCAAACCCCGGAAAAATTATGGCAAACCGGCCGATAAGAAAAAAGAGGCCGCTGCACCAAGGCCAAAACTAAAAACGCTTTCGGCCGAAGGGATGCGCTTAAATCGTTTTATCGCCAATGCCGGCGTTTGCTCGCGCCGCGAAGCTGATACTTTTATTGGTGCCGGAGCGGTAACCATTAACGGAAAGATTATTACCGAGCTGGGGACACGTGTATTGCCGGGCGACGAAGTTCGTTTTGACGGACGGAAAATTGAAGCCGAGCGCAAAGTGTATATCTTGCTAAATAAACCAAAAGATTACGTAACCACCACCGACGATCCGCATGCGGATAAAATTGTGATGGACTTGATAAAAGATGCCTGCGATGAGCGCGTTTACCCGGTAGGACGACTGGACCGGAATACAACCGGATTGTTACTGTTTACCAACGACGGCGATCTTTCGAAAAAGCTGACGCACCCAAAACATAACAAAAAGAAGGTGTACCAGGTTACCCTCGACAAACCTGTTGAGCGCGGACACATGGATATGATTGCCGATGGAATTGAGCTGGAAGACGGCCCAATTGCGTCCGACGCCATAAGTTATACTGGAGACGATAAAACCGAGGTAGGCATCGAAATTCACTCGGGTAAAAACCGCATCGTGCGCCGTATTTTCGAGCACTTTGGTTACCGCGTAAAAAAACTCGACCGTGTTCTTTTTGCCGGTCTCACCAAAAAGAATTTGCCACGCGGTAAATGGCGATTGCTTACCGAAAAAGAGGTGAAGTTTTTAAAAATGATGTAA
- a CDS encoding sigma-70 family RNA polymerase sigma factor, with protein sequence MEKEFLHIIRKNQGIIHKVCNIYCDTEDDRSDLFQEIVVQLWKSYPNFRRESKVSTWMYRVALNTAITSFKKSKRRPDQSSLTYDNFQIEDEKYDTETEENIKVLHKAIQQLTGIEKSIVLLYLENKKYEEIAEITGITQNYVRVKMNRIKKKLKKIMVTEE encoded by the coding sequence TTGGAAAAGGAATTCTTACACATAATCCGGAAGAACCAGGGCATCATCCACAAAGTCTGCAACATTTATTGCGACACGGAAGATGACCGAAGTGATCTCTTTCAGGAAATTGTAGTACAGCTTTGGAAGTCGTACCCCAATTTCAGGAGAGAATCGAAGGTTTCTACATGGATGTATCGTGTGGCGCTGAATACCGCGATTACTTCATTCAAAAAAAGTAAAAGAAGACCTGACCAAAGTAGCCTGACGTACGATAATTTTCAGATTGAAGATGAAAAGTACGATACCGAAACCGAAGAGAATATAAAAGTATTGCACAAAGCCATTCAGCAGCTTACCGGAATTGAAAAGTCGATTGTGCTGCTGTACCTCGAAAATAAAAAGTACGAGGAAATTGCTGAGATTACCGGAATCACCCAAAACTATGTGCGGGTGAAAATGAACCGGATAAAAAAGAAGCTGAAAAAGATAATGGTAACAGAAGAGTAG
- the glmM gene encoding phosphoglucosamine mutase — MTLIKSISGIRGTIGGKPGEGLSPLDVVKFTAAYATWAKHKANKEKITVVVGRDARISGEMVASIVVSTLSGMGCNVVNIGLATTPTTEIAVTEEKADGGIILTASHNPKQWNALKLLNAAGEFLDAEEGAKVLALADTEDFSFAEVDDLGTVVEKDYTDIHVQHVLDLDLVDVEAIKKANFSVAVDAVNSVGGVAMPALFKALDIENIVEINCEPTGHFAHTPEPIPENLIETAEIISKNKVDVGFVVDPDVDRLVIINEDGSMFNEEYTLVAVADYVLSQTPGNTVSNLSSSRALRDVTEKHGQSYAAGMVGEVNVVAKMRETNAVIGGEGNGGIIYPASHSGRDALVGAALFLTHLAKSGMKCSELRRTYPDYFISKNKIELTPEIDVDGILVKMKEKYAHEEVTATDGVKIDFAESWVHLRKSNTEPIIRIYAEAKSSAEADKLAQQMIDEMKSLL, encoded by the coding sequence ATGACTTTAATAAAATCAATCTCGGGAATACGAGGTACCATTGGAGGAAAACCGGGCGAAGGATTAAGCCCGCTCGACGTAGTTAAATTTACTGCAGCATACGCCACCTGGGCCAAACACAAAGCAAACAAAGAAAAGATTACCGTTGTTGTTGGACGCGATGCACGAATTTCGGGCGAAATGGTAGCATCAATTGTAGTTTCAACACTGTCGGGAATGGGATGCAACGTGGTGAACATTGGTCTGGCAACCACGCCAACTACCGAAATTGCCGTTACCGAAGAAAAAGCTGATGGTGGAATTATCCTTACGGCCAGTCATAATCCAAAACAATGGAATGCATTAAAACTGCTGAATGCTGCCGGAGAATTTCTCGATGCCGAAGAAGGAGCAAAAGTACTGGCACTTGCCGATACTGAAGATTTCAGCTTTGCCGAAGTTGATGACCTGGGAACAGTGGTTGAAAAAGACTACACCGATATTCATGTGCAGCACGTGTTGGATCTTGATCTGGTTGATGTAGAAGCCATAAAAAAAGCCAACTTTTCGGTAGCTGTTGATGCCGTAAACTCGGTTGGTGGAGTTGCCATGCCAGCACTTTTTAAAGCGCTCGACATTGAAAACATCGTTGAAATTAACTGCGAACCAACAGGGCATTTTGCACACACTCCTGAGCCAATTCCTGAAAACCTTATCGAAACAGCAGAAATCATCAGTAAGAATAAAGTTGACGTTGGTTTTGTTGTCGATCCTGATGTTGACCGTTTGGTGATCATTAACGAAGACGGCAGCATGTTTAATGAAGAATACACGCTGGTAGCCGTTGCCGATTATGTGCTGAGCCAGACTCCGGGAAACACGGTTTCCAATCTGTCATCAAGCCGTGCACTGCGCGATGTTACTGAGAAACATGGTCAGAGTTACGCTGCCGGAATGGTTGGCGAAGTGAATGTTGTGGCCAAAATGCGCGAAACAAATGCCGTTATCGGCGGCGAAGGAAACGGAGGAATTATTTACCCTGCCAGCCACAGTGGTCGCGATGCCTTGGTAGGAGCTGCACTATTTCTTACGCATCTGGCAAAATCAGGGATGAAATGCTCAGAACTTCGCAGAACCTACCCTGATTATTTCATCTCGAAAAACAAAATCGAACTGACTCCGGAAATTGACGTAGATGGAATCCTTGTAAAAATGAAAGAAAAGTACGCACACGAAGAGGTAACAGCAACTGATGGTGTAAAAATCGATTTTGCTGAATCTTGGGTGCATTTACGAAAATCGAATACTGAACCGATCATTAGGATTTATGCAGAGGCTAAATCAAGTGCAGAAGCGGATAAGTTGGCTCAACAAATGATCGATGAAATGAAAAGTCTCTTATAA
- a CDS encoding methylglyoxal synthase yields the protein MKRKKNIAIVAHDNRKKDIMEWVSFNWKELAQHDLICTGTTGKMVEEALATSCHEHSTVPPTVTRLKSGPLGGDQQLGAMICEGNIDMLIFFWDPMQPQPHDVDVKALLRITVLYNIPTASNRSTADFMVTSELFHEQYDPIIKDYGEYIARDVDMK from the coding sequence ATGAAAAGAAAAAAGAATATAGCGATCGTAGCACACGATAACCGCAAAAAAGACATTATGGAATGGGTGTCTTTCAACTGGAAAGAACTGGCCCAGCACGACTTGATCTGCACAGGAACAACCGGAAAAATGGTTGAGGAGGCACTGGCAACAAGCTGCCACGAACATAGCACTGTGCCGCCAACTGTAACCCGTCTGAAATCGGGGCCATTGGGTGGCGACCAGCAACTGGGAGCAATGATTTGCGAAGGAAATATTGACATGCTCATCTTCTTTTGGGACCCGATGCAACCACAACCCCACGATGTAGACGTAAAAGCCTTGCTGCGTATCACGGTTTTATACAATATTCCAACAGCGTCGAACCGTTCAACGGCCGATTTTATGGTTACATCGGAGTTATTCCACGAGCAATATGATCCAATTATCAAAGATTACGGGGAGTATATAGCTCGCGATGTTGATATGAAATAA
- a CDS encoding carbohydrate-binding family 9-like protein, whose product MRIIRNALLLTFFIISNLNLSAQEQWGKYARLFTTPNTYIAGQSRDAIKIDGQAKEPAWENAGWTSEFIDIQGPNMPQPTYSTRIKMLWDDTNLYIFAELEEENIWGYYDQQDMIVYHENDFEVFIDPDGDTHNYYEFEVNAQNTLFDLFLDKPYRNGGKPDIEWNAKGFKSVIYLDGTLNDPTDTDKKWCVEMAIPFSSLTTDGNFIHPKAGDIWKISFSRVQWQTEIIDGKYTRKTSEDRKLIPEDNWVWSPQGVINMHFPERWGLIQFSAESPKPTHPSFQLPEEELLARHLWHVFYAQRDYRKENKTFCNDLAKLGIQPNGKENNTSFSLEMNAAGKTYTATLKTNNNLMISIDQDGLLRLHTDK is encoded by the coding sequence ATGCGAATTATCAGGAATGCCCTCCTCCTTACATTTTTTATTATCAGCAACTTGAACTTGTCGGCACAGGAACAATGGGGGAAGTATGCCCGCTTGTTTACAACTCCAAATACGTACATTGCCGGGCAAAGTCGAGATGCCATTAAGATTGACGGACAAGCCAAAGAGCCGGCTTGGGAAAATGCTGGCTGGACTTCTGAGTTTATAGATATTCAGGGCCCCAACATGCCTCAACCTACTTATTCTACGCGGATTAAAATGTTATGGGACGATACCAACCTGTACATTTTTGCAGAATTAGAAGAGGAAAATATCTGGGGCTACTACGATCAACAGGACATGATCGTTTACCACGAAAATGATTTTGAAGTGTTCATCGATCCCGATGGCGACACGCATAACTACTACGAATTTGAAGTGAATGCCCAAAATACCTTGTTCGACCTTTTTCTGGATAAACCTTACAGAAACGGAGGTAAACCGGATATTGAATGGAATGCCAAAGGATTTAAAAGCGTCATTTATTTAGATGGAACGTTGAATGATCCCACCGACACCGACAAAAAATGGTGCGTTGAGATGGCTATTCCTTTTTCATCCTTAACTACTGATGGCAATTTTATTCACCCTAAAGCCGGCGATATCTGGAAGATCAGCTTCTCACGCGTGCAGTGGCAAACTGAAATTATCGACGGGAAATACACCCGAAAAACTTCTGAAGACAGAAAGCTGATCCCGGAAGACAACTGGGTTTGGAGTCCGCAGGGAGTGATAAATATGCACTTCCCGGAACGCTGGGGACTGATTCAGTTTTCAGCTGAATCTCCAAAACCAACACACCCCTCATTTCAACTGCCTGAAGAAGAATTGTTGGCCCGCCACCTGTGGCATGTGTTTTATGCGCAACGCGATTATCGTAAAGAGAACAAAACATTTTGCAACGATCTTGCGAAACTGGGAATCCAACCAAACGGAAAAGAAAACAATACTAGTTTCTCGCTGGAAATGAACGCCGCGGGAAAAACGTATACCGCAACTTTAAAAACCAACAACAACCTGATGATCTCTATCGATCAGGATGGCTTATTACGCTTACATACTGACAAATAA
- a CDS encoding family 10 glycosylhydrolase, which yields MNKRDFIKTTMLAGMGLTVASTCANETTPSTADQVLKHWVWENPNHEESDEDLQKKYSSYYEAGVRGMFFEHDSERHFQIAKKAGLETHRWMWTMNRGEKELLASHPEWYAVSRDGKSCADNPPYVGYYRWLCPSKPEVKEYLAQRSKEILEKDYVDGLHLDYVRYCDVILPVNLWDNYGIDQSQELPEYDFCYCDTCRENFKKKTGKDPLEMEHPDQSPAWRKYRYEQVNGIVNHLAEITHSYNKPITAAVFPTPEIARRIVRQDWTNWNLDAVCPMIYHGFYRETVSWIGDAVEEGIHFLCGKFPIYAGLFLPDFKSDEELEEGIRVAIANGASGVSLFGKVDEKTLSILKSASI from the coding sequence ATGAACAAAAGAGATTTTATTAAAACCACAATGCTGGCCGGAATGGGCCTTACGGTTGCAAGCACCTGTGCCAATGAAACTACACCATCAACTGCCGACCAAGTATTGAAACACTGGGTTTGGGAAAATCCGAACCACGAGGAAAGCGACGAAGACCTCCAAAAAAAATACAGTAGTTATTACGAGGCCGGAGTACGCGGTATGTTTTTCGAGCACGACAGCGAACGTCATTTTCAAATAGCTAAAAAGGCCGGACTGGAAACACATCGCTGGATGTGGACCATGAACCGTGGCGAAAAAGAGCTGCTTGCCAGTCATCCGGAATGGTATGCCGTTAGCCGCGACGGAAAATCGTGCGCCGACAATCCGCCGTACGTAGGTTATTACCGCTGGTTGTGCCCATCGAAACCGGAAGTTAAAGAATACCTGGCTCAGCGCTCGAAAGAAATTCTTGAAAAGGATTATGTAGATGGTCTGCACCTGGATTATGTGCGTTACTGCGACGTGATTCTGCCGGTAAACCTGTGGGATAACTACGGTATCGACCAGAGCCAGGAATTGCCCGAATACGATTTCTGCTACTGCGACACTTGCCGCGAGAATTTCAAAAAGAAAACGGGAAAAGATCCGTTGGAGATGGAACATCCTGATCAAAGTCCGGCATGGCGGAAATACCGTTACGAGCAGGTGAACGGCATTGTAAATCACCTGGCAGAAATTACTCACTCTTACAATAAGCCCATTACTGCAGCGGTTTTCCCAACACCGGAAATAGCGCGCCGTATTGTGCGCCAGGATTGGACCAACTGGAACCTCGATGCAGTTTGTCCGATGATCTACCACGGTTTTTACCGCGAAACGGTAAGCTGGATCGGCGATGCTGTTGAAGAAGGCATCCATTTCCTTTGTGGAAAATTCCCGATTTATGCCGGTTTGTTCCTGCCCGATTTCAAATCGGATGAAGAGCTGGAAGAAGGAATTCGTGTTGCCATTGCAAACGGTGCTTCAGGCGTTTCTTTGTTTGGAAAGGTAGATGAAAAAACTTTGAGCATATTGAAGAGTGCTTCGATATAG
- a CDS encoding IS4 family transposase, giving the protein MNKTSFYYLKGMIIKEFNGFCRDVLPDVRIAKRAEKVMSDMFTLGKATVNKFCMTNTEKIGAYRMFSNNCFTYKDLIKALSNQCASNQNAAHLLCIQDTTEFNFIHHLGRIGKSDKDVGPVTKNDNGGFFCHPMLVLDAKDKMPLGIADVKIWNRSWDKANKHERAYKEQSISQKESFRWIETAQTSRKVLAQTPMVTIVGDRKSDIYEELCSLPDEQTHLLIRSSINRRLACSDEKLFEKLEQQELQSTYNLEVKGNKKRKSRTVRMELRYVKVKIKKPRKSHMGDFPDHVELFAIEARETKSIPKGESSIIWRLLTTHPINCTADAMQCLEWYANRWYIEELFRILKSKGFELEASQLETGAALKKQVVMALQVALISMSLKLSLNKKEIIEAKSAFSPQQIEFIEILLKTEIEGKTKKQKNPYPEKSLAWAAWAIARLSGWSGYKSHGPPGYISIKNGLNVFLSKFEGFQIALKYLNR; this is encoded by the coding sequence ATGAATAAGACTTCTTTTTATTATCTTAAGGGTATGATAATCAAGGAGTTTAACGGATTTTGCAGGGATGTTTTACCGGATGTCAGAATTGCCAAAAGAGCTGAGAAAGTAATGTCAGATATGTTTACTTTGGGCAAAGCAACGGTTAATAAGTTTTGTATGACCAACACCGAAAAAATAGGAGCATATCGCATGTTTAGCAACAACTGTTTTACATATAAGGATTTGATCAAGGCTTTAAGCAATCAATGTGCCTCTAATCAAAATGCAGCACATTTGCTTTGTATACAGGATACTACAGAGTTTAATTTCATCCATCACTTGGGTCGTATTGGCAAAAGCGACAAGGACGTAGGTCCTGTTACTAAAAACGACAACGGGGGCTTCTTTTGTCATCCTATGTTGGTTCTGGATGCAAAAGATAAAATGCCGCTTGGTATTGCCGATGTAAAGATCTGGAATCGGAGTTGGGATAAAGCAAATAAGCATGAACGTGCTTATAAAGAACAATCTATTAGTCAAAAGGAGTCCTTTAGGTGGATAGAAACAGCACAAACATCCAGAAAGGTTCTAGCACAAACCCCTATGGTTACTATAGTTGGAGACAGGAAATCTGACATTTACGAAGAGCTTTGCAGTCTACCCGATGAGCAAACGCATTTGCTGATCCGTTCAAGTATAAACAGACGATTGGCATGCAGCGATGAAAAACTCTTCGAAAAACTGGAACAGCAAGAGCTTCAAAGTACTTATAATCTGGAAGTAAAAGGGAATAAAAAAAGAAAATCAAGAACGGTTAGAATGGAGTTGCGCTATGTGAAAGTCAAGATTAAAAAGCCACGAAAATCGCACATGGGTGATTTTCCCGATCATGTAGAACTATTTGCCATAGAAGCTCGAGAAACTAAAAGTATACCCAAAGGAGAGTCGTCTATTATATGGCGATTGCTTACAACACACCCTATAAATTGCACTGCTGATGCTATGCAGTGTTTAGAGTGGTATGCAAACCGTTGGTATATTGAAGAACTATTCAGGATACTCAAGAGTAAAGGCTTTGAGCTCGAAGCCAGTCAATTGGAAACCGGAGCAGCGCTTAAAAAACAAGTTGTTATGGCGCTACAAGTAGCACTAATAAGCATGTCACTAAAATTATCGCTCAACAAAAAAGAAATAATTGAGGCTAAATCAGCATTTAGCCCACAACAAATAGAGTTTATAGAAATATTATTAAAAACAGAGATAGAAGGAAAAACAAAAAAACAAAAAAATCCGTACCCCGAGAAATCCCTGGCATGGGCTGCATGGGCAATAGCTCGCTTAAGTGGTTGGAGTGGTTACAAATCACATGGCCCACCCGGATACATTTCTATTAAGAATGGATTAAATGTCTTTTTAAGCAAATTTGAAGGCTTTCAAATCGCTCTCAAATATCTTAATCGATAA
- a CDS encoding IS110 family transposase gives MKKIFIGVDVSKLKLDFCNYQDGQFCKEEVVTNHSSAIKSHLESILKDTSKEKVLICAEYTGQYIYPLSCVCKDLELDLWIENPVQIKFRSGMQRGKNDKLDARKIAIYAQRFEDQVSLFSMPEDAIQNLKQLVSERDMLVCDRAKYKGQLTDQRDFMNQQIYTKKHKRLSQLIQNLNQAIKQIEDQIQSIIDNDETLSKQHYLLCSIDGVGERTALKMILETNAFRDFKDPRKFCCHAGVAPFSYTSGSSVRSKRKVSKRADKSIKALLHMAALSASKTNGDLGHYYNRKVAEGKNKMTVLNAIRAKLVLRMFAVIKNEKMYIQNYINPLSVS, from the coding sequence ATGAAGAAGATTTTTATTGGCGTTGATGTTAGTAAGTTAAAATTAGATTTTTGCAATTATCAGGATGGACAGTTCTGCAAGGAAGAGGTTGTGACCAATCACAGTTCAGCAATAAAAAGCCACCTGGAATCCATCTTAAAGGATACCTCGAAAGAAAAGGTTTTAATATGCGCCGAATATACGGGGCAATATATCTATCCGCTATCATGCGTTTGCAAGGATCTTGAGCTTGATTTGTGGATAGAAAACCCGGTGCAAATCAAGTTTAGATCAGGGATGCAAAGAGGGAAAAATGACAAACTTGATGCCCGAAAAATAGCCATCTATGCGCAGAGGTTTGAGGATCAGGTAAGTTTGTTCTCAATGCCAGAAGACGCAATCCAGAACCTAAAACAATTGGTAAGTGAACGAGATATGCTTGTTTGCGACAGGGCCAAATATAAGGGGCAATTGACCGACCAAAGGGATTTTATGAATCAACAAATCTATACAAAGAAACATAAGCGCTTGTCTCAGCTGATACAAAACCTAAACCAAGCAATAAAACAAATAGAAGATCAAATACAGTCCATTATCGATAATGATGAAACCTTGTCTAAACAGCACTACTTACTTTGCTCTATTGATGGCGTTGGAGAAAGAACTGCATTAAAAATGATATTGGAAACAAATGCATTCAGGGATTTTAAAGATCCTCGAAAGTTTTGCTGCCATGCCGGGGTGGCTCCATTTTCATACACTTCAGGGAGTAGTGTTCGCTCAAAACGTAAAGTTTCAAAACGAGCAGATAAAAGCATTAAAGCTCTTTTACATATGGCTGCACTTTCTGCAAGTAAAACAAACGGAGATTTAGGTCATTACTATAACCGAAAAGTAGCAGAAGGTAAAAATAAAATGACTGTGTTAAATGCAATTAGGGCTAAACTAGTTCTGAGAATGTTCGCAGTGATAAAAAATGAAAAAATGTATATACAAAATTACATTAATCCCTTGTCTGTTTCATAA
- a CDS encoding queuosine precursor transporter, whose amino-acid sequence MQNEILWLAMLLANFLLIILAYRLFGKWGLVMWIPISVIVANIQVIQTVELFGLVATLGNIVYATSFLVTDILSENYGKEEAKKAVWIGFFSLISMTLLMNLALKFLPLEGDEFAGITHEATSTIFSLMPRIAVASLAAYLLSQRHDVWAYHFWKKRFSKENQIWLRNNLSTMISQLIDSVVFVAIAFWGEYEWAVLLEIFITTYFLKWIVAAADTPFVYWGKKIYRRNRFWME is encoded by the coding sequence ATGCAAAACGAAATCCTTTGGCTGGCGATGTTGCTGGCAAATTTTCTGCTAATTATTTTAGCCTACCGGTTATTCGGGAAATGGGGCCTTGTAATGTGGATTCCCATCTCGGTAATTGTGGCCAACATCCAGGTAATACAAACCGTTGAGCTGTTCGGGCTGGTGGCCACGCTTGGTAACATTGTTTATGCTACATCGTTTTTGGTAACCGATATTCTGTCGGAGAACTACGGAAAGGAGGAAGCTAAAAAAGCAGTGTGGATCGGGTTCTTCAGTCTTATCTCCATGACTTTGCTGATGAACCTGGCATTGAAGTTTCTGCCGCTGGAAGGCGACGAATTTGCGGGTATAACCCACGAAGCTACCAGCACGATTTTTAGTCTTATGCCGCGAATTGCAGTAGCAAGTTTAGCTGCTTATCTACTCTCGCAGCGCCACGATGTTTGGGCTTACCATTTCTGGAAAAAACGTTTTTCGAAAGAAAACCAGATCTGGTTACGCAATAACCTCAGCACTATGATTTCGCAACTGATAGACAGTGTGGTTTTTGTTGCTATTGCCTTTTGGGGTGAATACGAGTGGGCAGTGCTTCTTGAAATTTTTATTACCACGTATTTCCTGAAATGGATTGTTGCCGCTGCCGACACACCGTTTGTTTACTGGGGTAAGAAAATTTATCGACGTAACCGGTTTTGGATGGAGTAG